From a region of the Candidatus Brocadia sp. genome:
- the era gene encoding GTPase Era, which yields MQPEKETFKAGYVAIVGKPNVGKSTLINDFMGCKLSIVTPKPQTTRQKIMGVLTKEDYQIVFYDTPGIMEPKYELQNYMIKKAYEALEDADVILLMAESLKPPDEKDRDLLRKVSRLHIPTILAINKIDLVEKDSLIPIISTYSTQGKFAEIVPISALKGINLDLMLTLIVKYLPAGAPFYPEDYMTDYNERFLAAEIIREKVFEFYGEEIPYSTSVEIMEFKEREAGKDFIKAVIYVERDSQKGIIIGDHGKAIKRVGVIAREEIEKQIGRKVYLELWVKVMEKWRKDKGKLHKLGYK from the coding sequence ATGCAACCAGAGAAAGAGACCTTTAAGGCAGGCTATGTAGCTATTGTAGGCAAGCCAAATGTAGGGAAATCGACCCTGATCAATGATTTTATGGGCTGTAAATTATCCATCGTTACTCCCAAGCCGCAGACAACACGACAAAAGATTATGGGTGTATTAACGAAAGAAGATTACCAGATCGTCTTCTATGATACACCAGGCATTATGGAACCGAAATATGAGTTGCAAAACTATATGATAAAAAAGGCTTATGAGGCCTTAGAAGACGCAGATGTGATCTTGTTGATGGCAGAGTCTTTGAAACCGCCTGACGAAAAAGACCGGGATTTGCTGAGAAAGGTATCACGCCTTCATATCCCGACAATTTTGGCCATTAATAAGATAGATTTGGTGGAAAAGGACAGCCTGATACCCATTATTTCCACATATAGTACTCAAGGTAAATTTGCCGAGATCGTTCCGATTTCTGCCTTAAAGGGAATCAACCTCGACCTGATGCTCACACTCATCGTGAAATATTTACCGGCGGGAGCGCCTTTCTATCCCGAGGATTACATGACCGACTACAACGAAAGATTCCTTGCCGCCGAAATCATCCGTGAGAAGGTCTTTGAATTTTACGGAGAGGAGATACCGTATTCCACTAGCGTTGAAATCATGGAGTTTAAGGAACGGGAGGCGGGGAAGGACTTCATCAAGGCTGTTATTTATGTAGAACGCGACTCGCAAAAGGGCATTATCATCGGTGATCATGGCAAGGCAATCAAACGAGTCGGCGTTATTGCCAGAGAAGAGATAGAAAAACAGATAGGCAGAAAGGTGTACCTGGAACTTTGGGTCAAGGTCATGGAAAAATGGCGGAAAGACAAAGGCAAGCTCCATAAATTGGGATACAAGTAA
- a CDS encoding nucleotidyltransferase domain-containing protein produces MKKSKTDKESLVVLKETVVTLLKNEKVKIILFGSRARGDNYISSDVDIGIIPVGQFNEKPITLLREKIDNLNIPYKVEIVNLSEVSEEFRKEIMKDFIVWKD; encoded by the coding sequence ATGAAAAAATCAAAAACCGACAAAGAATCCCTCGTTGTATTGAAAGAAACCGTGGTCACTTTATTAAAAAATGAAAAGGTAAAAATAATACTTTTCGGTTCCCGTGCAAGGGGTGATAATTATATCTCCTCTGATGTTGACATAGGAATTATACCTGTTGGTCAGTTTAATGAAAAACCGATTACTCTTCTTAGAGAAAAGATAGATAATTTAAATATCCCCTATAAGGTTGAAATTGTAAATCTGTCGGAAGTTTCCGAAGAATTTAGAAAAGAGATCATGAAGGACTTTATTGTGTGGAAAGACTAG
- a CDS encoding nucleotidyltransferase substrate binding protein: MERLALRYKDALRTSYTLGEILQQPFSVIVRDATIQRFEYTFEALWKFLKEYLKEREGIIANSPKACFREIFSLGVICEEETVQFLEMTDRRNDTSHTYKEEVAQIIYDKTQKYFLLMEGLLKKFRDKIT, from the coding sequence GTGGAAAGACTAGCGCTAAGATATAAAGACGCCTTACGTACCTCATATACACTTGGCGAAATTTTACAACAACCATTTTCTGTTATTGTAAGAGACGCTACGATACAACGTTTCGAATATACGTTTGAAGCGTTATGGAAATTTTTAAAAGAATATCTCAAAGAAAGAGAAGGAATTATAGCAAACTCACCAAAGGCATGTTTCAGAGAGATATTTTCGTTGGGCGTTATCTGTGAAGAAGAAACGGTTCAATTTCTTGAAATGACTGACCGGAGAAATGATACGTCACACACCTATAAGGAAGAAGTTGCTCAGATTATTTATGATAAAACGCAAAAATATTTCTTGCTCATGGAGGGTTTATTAAAAAAATTTAGGGATAAAATTACATAA
- a CDS encoding 4Fe-4S binding protein, with the protein MRYLKETKQPQSLPASQQDLYLETSPKKTVKSKRKRFNSQKLRWAVQIAFFIVVLVIGWQFYTFVKYCEAGGKGFYLPRPPGVESFLPISALMGTKYFFGTGKINPIHPAGFVIFGTLLLTAFFFRRGFCGWICPIGTLSEWEWRFGDWFLKKLPQRVSSIMRNVPTAFTAGLSLVFTPIIALLIVEVITMESFKSPLFRYLTPAYVLAMVLPFVIPRKIWPDKVNDILARAWKFSILAFFIHVIIIKMPIAQLEVLYTRAPFVRVADVKMLKFFMNMSGMALSVILTILVISLINKNYWCRFFCPYGALLGIIGYASPMRITRDTGKCIDCGKCTKACAMHILVEKKKHVLTHECVACYDCVNACPVNGALDMKLIGDRKKIHYGLYAIMLVGLYVVVTNTARATGHWHTKISDAEYIMRISELNHPKYLHKAGQFEME; encoded by the coding sequence ATGCGATATTTGAAAGAGACAAAACAACCACAATCACTACCTGCTTCCCAGCAGGATCTTTACCTTGAAACAAGCCCGAAAAAGACCGTCAAAAGCAAAAGAAAGAGGTTCAATTCTCAAAAGCTGCGGTGGGCTGTGCAGATCGCGTTTTTTATTGTTGTGCTTGTCATCGGTTGGCAATTTTACACCTTTGTAAAATACTGTGAGGCTGGCGGAAAGGGGTTTTACCTGCCACGGCCGCCAGGAGTAGAATCTTTCCTCCCTATCAGCGCACTGATGGGCACAAAATATTTTTTCGGAACGGGGAAGATTAACCCTATCCACCCCGCAGGCTTTGTCATCTTTGGGACATTACTCCTTACCGCATTTTTTTTCAGGAGGGGATTCTGCGGATGGATTTGCCCGATCGGCACCCTTTCTGAGTGGGAGTGGCGGTTTGGAGACTGGTTTCTGAAAAAACTCCCGCAACGGGTTTCATCTATTATGCGAAATGTTCCCACCGCATTCACGGCGGGTTTGAGCCTTGTCTTTACCCCCATCATCGCCTTGCTGATTGTAGAGGTCATCACGATGGAATCCTTTAAATCCCCCCTGTTTCGATACCTGACTCCAGCCTATGTCCTGGCGATGGTATTACCCTTTGTGATCCCGCGGAAAATATGGCCGGATAAGGTTAACGATATCCTTGCAAGGGCATGGAAATTTTCTATCCTTGCCTTTTTTATCCACGTCATTATCATCAAAATGCCCATTGCACAACTGGAGGTCCTGTACACGCGCGCTCCTTTTGTGCGTGTTGCAGACGTTAAAATGCTCAAATTTTTCATGAATATGTCCGGAATGGCCTTATCTGTCATCCTGACCATTCTCGTTATTTCCCTGATTAATAAAAACTACTGGTGCCGTTTTTTCTGCCCGTATGGCGCCCTGTTGGGTATCATCGGATACGCAAGCCCCATGAGAATTACCCGCGATACAGGAAAGTGTATTGATTGCGGCAAATGCACGAAGGCATGCGCCATGCACATCCTGGTGGAAAAGAAGAAGCACGTTCTGACTCACGAATGCGTGGCCTGCTACGATTGCGTCAACGCATGCCCGGTAAATGGGGCGCTTGATATGAAACTCATTGGCGACCGGAAAAAGATTCACTATGGGCTTTATGCCATCATGCTCGTTGGCTTGTACGTTGTTGTAACAAATACGGCACGCGCCACGGGACACTGGCACACAAAGATATCGGATGCCGAATATATCATGCGGATATCTGAGCTTAACCACCCAAAGTATCTTCACAAGGCAGGCCAGTTTGAAATGGAATAA
- a CDS encoding DUF4292 domain-containing protein gives MKTSIMRGFSLFLVLMSGCATYKTAVSPKPVWDDASAILANIQGERKNLSLQEIRDTLISHSSRLTSLRAKTDLALTTPDVKGPVRCTGLILYQSPRNLRAMGAKFATTLFDMSSDGNRFWLYIPSENLAYTGESNTFHKIEALGISIFPGDMASLFNYREIVQGQRPTLETWPAYWLLHMLDVEKEEVNLKGNLLVDRVNAEVIRCELFNPDGSVRLQALFTDYTTQNDCRIPRKIDVRWPAHNTTLSITFSDIVVNGALDPKLFTLSIPEGAQIITLN, from the coding sequence ATGAAAACATCCATAATGCGTGGTTTCTCCTTGTTTCTCGTGCTCATGTCTGGTTGTGCAACCTATAAAACAGCAGTTTCGCCAAAACCGGTTTGGGATGACGCTTCAGCCATTCTGGCAAACATTCAGGGGGAAAGAAAAAATCTTTCGTTACAGGAGATCAGAGATACCTTGATTTCCCATAGCTCCAGGCTTACCAGTCTTCGCGCTAAAACAGACTTAGCCCTCACAACGCCAGACGTCAAAGGTCCCGTCCGCTGCACGGGATTGATCTTATATCAAAGTCCCAGAAATTTGCGGGCGATGGGCGCTAAGTTTGCCACGACATTATTTGATATGTCTTCCGATGGCAACCGATTCTGGTTGTATATACCGTCGGAAAATCTTGCATACACCGGGGAGTCCAATACCTTTCACAAGATTGAGGCTCTTGGCATCAGCATCTTTCCGGGTGATATGGCCAGCTTGTTTAATTACCGGGAAATAGTGCAGGGTCAGCGGCCAACCCTGGAAACCTGGCCTGCCTATTGGCTGCTCCATATGCTCGATGTAGAGAAGGAGGAGGTGAACCTGAAGGGAAATCTTCTGGTCGACCGGGTCAATGCGGAGGTTATTCGTTGTGAGCTGTTTAATCCGGACGGTTCCGTCCGGCTTCAGGCGCTCTTTACTGATTACACGACGCAGAATGACTGTCGGATACCACGAAAGATTGACGTTCGCTGGCCGGCGCATAACACCACCCTGAGCATAACGTTTTCAGATATAGTTGTAAATGGCGCGCTCGACCCGAAACTCTTTACCCTGTCAATTCCCGAAGGGGCGCAGATCATTACCCTGAACTAG
- the rpiB gene encoding ribose 5-phosphate isomerase B: MKIALASDHRGFDFKKRVATMLTQAGHTIKDFGTDKNNESVDYPDYGLYAARAVGSGECERGILICGTGIGMSLVANKVKGVRAACCHNLYTVEMSRRHNDSNVLCIGADIIDEELLEQKVNLWLETPFEGGRHARRVEKIMEVENGEGI; the protein is encoded by the coding sequence ATGAAGATTGCATTAGCGTCAGACCATCGAGGTTTTGATTTTAAGAAACGTGTCGCAACCATGCTTACCCAAGCGGGTCATACGATAAAGGATTTTGGAACCGACAAGAATAACGAATCGGTAGATTACCCTGACTACGGCTTATATGCTGCCCGTGCCGTTGGATCGGGAGAATGCGAACGGGGGATACTGATCTGTGGCACAGGAATTGGCATGTCCCTGGTAGCGAATAAGGTAAAAGGCGTGAGGGCTGCATGCTGTCATAACCTTTATACGGTCGAGATGAGCCGGAGACACAACGATTCCAATGTCCTGTGCATTGGCGCCGATATTATCGATGAAGAGCTCCTGGAACAGAAGGTCAATCTCTGGCTGGAGACTCCCTTTGAGGGTGGAAGACATGCCCGCCGGGTGGAAAAGATCATGGAAGTCGAAAACGGCGAAGGGATCTAG
- a CDS encoding threonylcarbamoyl-AMP synthase: METRVLNLKDRSRYSDHIAEAAYALREGEVVAFPTETVYGLGVHRDHAKAIERIYRVKKRGAEKRLTLMIADADDVKKYVDHFSITAKKLMKSFWPGPLAIVFPLKDGTDISIRFPDDTAARDLIRAAQVPVVTTSANISEYPASTDAQQVLMDFKGKIHIILDGGSTRFRSPSTVLKLKDEGFEIIRTGIISETMIRGCLENTLAKV; this comes from the coding sequence ATGGAAACGAGAGTCCTGAACTTAAAAGATCGAAGTCGGTATTCAGATCACATAGCTGAGGCGGCTTACGCACTACGGGAGGGAGAGGTGGTTGCCTTCCCCACGGAAACGGTATACGGGTTAGGGGTGCACAGGGATCACGCGAAGGCTATCGAACGTATCTACCGAGTAAAAAAACGGGGAGCAGAAAAGAGACTCACCCTCATGATTGCCGACGCTGATGATGTAAAGAAATACGTCGACCATTTTTCCATCACGGCAAAGAAATTAATGAAATCTTTTTGGCCTGGTCCGTTGGCTATCGTTTTCCCTTTAAAGGATGGGACAGATATAAGCATACGATTTCCCGATGATACGGCAGCAAGGGATTTAATCCGTGCCGCACAGGTACCGGTTGTTACTACGAGTGCAAACATTTCGGAATATCCCGCGTCAACCGATGCACAACAGGTGTTGATGGACTTCAAAGGGAAGATCCATATAATTCTCGATGGCGGCTCAACACGTTTTCGGTCGCCTTCTACGGTACTGAAGCTAAAGGATGAAGGCTTCGAGATCATTCGTACCGGTATTATCTCAGAAACAATGATACGAGGTTGTCTTGAAAATACCTTGGCAAAGGTGTAA
- the cax gene encoding calcium/proton exchanger: MTFILAAAALVPLAHFLGEATEVISDKTGEHLSGIINATFGNAAELVIAIVAIKSGLIDIVKYSLVGSIIGNILLILGLSLFVGGIKFGNLRLSPVITGTTTIHLSMAAMCFVVPSVFAKEDSVLALNKYSVGIAVVLLLVYFVGVFYSMVNRENKEASQVIHEDIEATAPKWSLRTSLIVLISATVGLVYMSEILVHQIEPLVEATHIPPAFVGLIILPLVGNVAEHSVAVGTAMKNKINLSLAIAAESSVQIALFVSPVCVLIAGLFGQNFNLIFNKIELITLAMSIGGTWLVVHDNKSNWWEGFSLLSFYLIIAITAYFL; the protein is encoded by the coding sequence ATGACCTTTATTTTAGCTGCAGCCGCCCTTGTCCCGCTGGCGCACTTTCTGGGTGAGGCAACAGAAGTAATCTCCGATAAGACCGGCGAACACCTTTCCGGCATTATTAATGCCACCTTTGGCAATGCTGCAGAACTGGTGATTGCAATTGTCGCCATAAAAAGCGGTTTGATCGATATTGTCAAATATTCTTTGGTAGGCTCGATTATTGGCAATATCCTGCTCATCCTGGGGCTGAGCCTTTTTGTTGGCGGTATAAAATTTGGCAATTTGAGGCTGAGTCCCGTCATTACCGGAACGACAACTATCCACCTCTCCATGGCTGCCATGTGCTTTGTGGTGCCTTCTGTCTTTGCAAAAGAGGACTCAGTGCTGGCGCTCAATAAGTACAGTGTCGGCATTGCCGTGGTTTTACTGCTGGTCTATTTTGTTGGGGTCTTTTATTCCATGGTAAACCGTGAAAACAAAGAGGCGTCGCAGGTCATCCACGAGGACATCGAAGCCACGGCGCCTAAGTGGAGTTTGAGAACAAGCCTGATTGTCCTGATTTCGGCAACAGTCGGTCTCGTTTACATGTCTGAGATTTTAGTGCACCAGATAGAACCCCTTGTGGAAGCCACCCATATTCCACCAGCCTTTGTCGGTTTGATCATCCTGCCGCTGGTCGGCAACGTCGCTGAACATTCGGTTGCCGTTGGTACCGCCATGAAAAACAAGATCAACCTGAGCCTGGCCATTGCGGCAGAAAGCAGCGTACAGATTGCCCTCTTTGTTTCGCCCGTTTGCGTCCTTATTGCCGGTCTTTTTGGCCAAAATTTCAACCTGATTTTCAATAAGATCGAGTTGATTACCCTTGCCATGTCTATCGGCGGCACCTGGCTCGTCGTCCACGACAACAAGAGTAATTGGTGGGAGGGATTTTCGCTGTTGTCTTTCTATCTCATCATCGCTATCACCGCTTATTTTTTATAA
- a CDS encoding MoaD/ThiS family protein, with amino-acid sequence MAVTVRIPTPLRTLTKGADEVKAEGKNIKDIVDNLEATYKGIKERICDNDGQIRRFINFYLNDEDIRFMGNLNTPVKDGDHISIVPAIAGGNS; translated from the coding sequence ATGGCAGTAACGGTACGCATTCCGACCCCACTGAGAACCCTTACCAAAGGCGCCGACGAGGTAAAGGCGGAAGGGAAGAATATTAAAGATATCGTCGACAATCTTGAAGCAACCTATAAGGGAATTAAGGAAAGGATCTGTGACAACGACGGGCAGATACGAAGGTTTATCAATTTTTACCTCAACGACGAAGATATAAGATTTATGGGCAACCTCAATACGCCGGTCAAGGATGGCGATCATATCTCTATCGTACCTGCCATTGCCGGTGGGAATTCATAA
- the thrC gene encoding threonine synthase: protein MGFVNGLKCRECGKPYPKEPLHVCSFCFGPLEVDYDYEGIKKVLTRKLIESRGKTMWRYQELLPVDGEPTVGAQVGFTPLVRANNLAKVLGVRELYVKNDSVNYPTFSFKDRVVSTALTKAKEFGYKTVGCATTGNLGNSVAAQAVQACLESYIIMPADLEQGKIVGTLIYGTNVIKVKGNYDNVNKLCSEIADKYGWAIVNVNLRPYYGEGSKTYGYEIMEQLGWKVPKHIIVPMAGGSLITKIEKAIKEFVKLGLIDEADTKLHGAQASGSAPITTAVKQETDVIKPVKPKTIAQSIAIGNPADGYYSVKSINVSGGWAEDVTDDELVEGIKLLARTEGIFTETAGGVTVAVTKKLIEQGKIPHDESIVISVTGNGLKTQEAVLDKLEAPKIINPSLAEFDAIMNKKVAVAQKG, encoded by the coding sequence ATGGGATTTGTAAATGGTCTAAAGTGCCGGGAGTGCGGGAAACCGTATCCGAAAGAGCCCCTGCATGTCTGCAGCTTTTGTTTTGGTCCGCTGGAGGTTGATTATGATTACGAAGGGATTAAGAAGGTTTTGACTAGGAAACTGATCGAATCGCGCGGTAAAACCATGTGGCGGTACCAGGAATTACTTCCGGTTGACGGCGAACCTACCGTGGGCGCTCAGGTCGGTTTTACACCACTCGTCAGGGCAAATAATCTTGCTAAAGTCCTTGGGGTCAGGGAACTGTACGTGAAGAATGATTCAGTAAATTATCCCACGTTCTCCTTTAAGGATCGCGTTGTTTCTACTGCGCTAACAAAGGCGAAGGAGTTCGGGTATAAAACGGTTGGATGCGCCACGACAGGAAATCTGGGGAACTCGGTCGCAGCCCAGGCCGTGCAGGCATGCCTGGAAAGCTACATCATCATGCCGGCCGATCTTGAACAGGGAAAGATTGTTGGCACGCTGATCTACGGCACGAACGTGATAAAAGTCAAGGGAAACTATGATAACGTAAACAAACTGTGCTCAGAGATTGCGGACAAATACGGCTGGGCAATCGTAAATGTGAATCTGAGACCCTACTACGGAGAAGGCTCAAAAACCTATGGATACGAAATCATGGAGCAGCTGGGCTGGAAAGTGCCGAAACATATCATCGTTCCTATGGCAGGAGGTTCTCTGATAACGAAGATAGAAAAGGCCATAAAAGAATTCGTAAAACTGGGGCTTATTGATGAGGCGGACACGAAACTCCACGGAGCCCAGGCAAGCGGCAGCGCACCGATAACCACTGCCGTCAAACAGGAAACCGATGTGATAAAACCCGTAAAGCCAAAGACCATCGCGCAGTCAATAGCTATCGGCAACCCTGCGGATGGCTATTATTCAGTGAAGTCCATTAACGTATCCGGGGGTTGGGCGGAGGATGTCACCGATGACGAACTCGTGGAAGGCATTAAATTACTCGCCCGGACGGAGGGTATCTTTACGGAAACCGCAGGGGGAGTCACGGTTGCGGTTACCAAAAAACTTATCGAACAGGGCAAAATCCCGCACGACGAATCCATCGTCATCAGCGTAACGGGCAATGGACTGAAGACGCAGGAGGCCGTTCTGGATAAATTAGAAGCGCCAAAGATTATCAATCCTTCCCTCGCTGAATTTGACGCCATTATGAACAAGAAAGTGGCTGTAGCACAAAAAGGGTAG